From the genome of Psychroserpens ponticola, one region includes:
- a CDS encoding pyridoxamine 5'-phosphate oxidase family protein, which translates to MFLIKNIKNYIDKSNLSCLDTASIDNIPNVSPKEIFDYYEPDAIIIAIIASPQTVLNIKQN; encoded by the coding sequence ATGTTTCTTATAAAAAACATCAAAAATTATATCGATAAAAGTAATTTAAGCTGTCTGGATACAGCTTCTATAGATAATATACCTAATGTTTCGCCAAAAGAAATTTTTGATTATTATGAGCCTGATGCTATAATTATAGCCATAATTGCATCACCTCAAACGGTTCTTAATATCAAACAGAATTGA
- a CDS encoding peptidylprolyl isomerase: MMKTNIRIAITILVCLFLLSYSSKYDQDKTIVEMTTNYGTMVIELHNETPLHRDNFIKLVNDKAYDSLLFHRVIETFMIQGGDPDSKNAKLGDFLGEGDLEYSVNAEFKPDLFHKKGALSTARVESLGRVSSAMQFFIVQGKVYNDSLLEVADSRINKMLARHYFLNQPENEALWTAFKKAEDDENQFMILNDSINNMVKYFTDFKTYRIPQTQREVYKTIGGTPHLDQNYTVFGQVIEGLDIIDSMAKVKTDKWDRPVKNVIIKSVRIR; the protein is encoded by the coding sequence ATGATGAAAACAAATATTAGAATTGCAATTACAATACTAGTATGCTTATTCTTACTAAGTTATAGTTCTAAGTATGATCAAGATAAAACTATTGTAGAAATGACAACCAATTATGGCACAATGGTGATTGAGCTTCATAATGAAACGCCTTTACATCGTGACAATTTTATCAAACTAGTTAATGATAAGGCTTATGATAGTTTACTGTTTCATCGTGTGATAGAAACCTTTATGATTCAAGGAGGAGATCCAGACAGTAAAAATGCAAAACTTGGTGACTTTTTAGGTGAAGGTGATTTAGAGTATTCGGTTAATGCGGAATTTAAACCAGACTTATTTCATAAAAAAGGAGCTTTATCAACTGCAAGAGTTGAATCTCTTGGAAGAGTGTCGAGTGCGATGCAGTTTTTTATTGTTCAAGGTAAAGTCTATAATGATAGTCTATTAGAAGTTGCTGATTCGCGTATTAATAAAATGCTGGCAAGGCATTATTTTTTAAACCAGCCAGAAAATGAAGCGCTTTGGACTGCTTTTAAAAAGGCAGAAGATGATGAAAATCAGTTCATGATTTTAAATGATAGTATTAATAATATGGTAAAATACTTCACGGATTTTAAAACATATCGCATTCCGCAAACACAACGTGAAGTTTATAAAACGATAGGAGGAACACCTCATTTAGATCAGAATTATACCGTTTTCGGACAAGTAATTGAGGGTCTAGACATTATTGATTCCATGGCTAAGGTGAAAACCGACAAATGGGATCGACCTGTTAAAAATGTTATCATTAAATCTGTAAGAATTAGATAA
- a CDS encoding helix-turn-helix transcriptional regulator, translating to MKNTIKVERAILSLTQDDLAKKIGVSRQTINSIEANRYVPSTVLALKLSMVFSKPVNDFFKLSDND from the coding sequence ATGAAAAACACAATAAAAGTAGAACGCGCTATTTTGAGTTTAACTCAAGATGATTTAGCCAAAAAAATAGGTGTATCACGTCAAACGATAAATTCTATTGAAGCTAATAGATATGTGCCTTCAACGGTTTTAGCTTTAAAACTTTCAATGGTGTTTAGTAAACCAGTTAATGATTTTTTTAAACTCTCTGACAATGATTAA
- a CDS encoding helix-turn-helix domain-containing protein yields the protein MKILSKGEYYGIMKSEHNYDGVMLSEYNYLQEETDWHYHENPYLMYVLQGSLFDINKKKQTACSSGSLFFYNWDEPHFNSKHSDHAKGFHIEFERQWFKEKQLDLNLWEGSQLIENPKLHHILAKLYFEFKCDDDYSQVSVELLLLQLCEGIDSIHIIKTLDEPLWIQKLKDILHQVNQNLSLDALSKQLGVHPTHISRAVPKHLKTTLGDYIRQHKVKTAIGYMMNSKLSLTEITYLSGFSDQSHFIRLFKLYIGMTPKQYRRKINAC from the coding sequence ATGAAGATATTATCTAAAGGTGAATATTATGGCATCATGAAATCTGAGCATAATTATGATGGAGTTATGCTTTCAGAATACAATTATTTACAGGAAGAAACAGATTGGCATTACCACGAAAACCCTTATTTAATGTATGTACTACAAGGGAGTTTGTTTGATATTAATAAGAAAAAGCAAACAGCCTGTTCTTCAGGAAGTCTGTTTTTTTATAATTGGGATGAGCCACATTTTAATTCAAAACATTCTGATCATGCTAAAGGTTTTCATATTGAGTTTGAGCGACAATGGTTTAAAGAGAAGCAGTTAGATTTAAATTTATGGGAAGGAAGTCAGTTAATTGAAAATCCTAAACTTCACCATATATTAGCAAAACTCTATTTCGAGTTTAAATGTGATGACGATTATTCTCAGGTTTCTGTTGAATTGTTATTATTACAACTTTGCGAAGGCATAGATTCGATACATATTATAAAAACCTTAGACGAACCCTTATGGATTCAAAAACTAAAGGATATATTGCATCAAGTGAATCAAAACCTAAGTTTAGATGCACTTTCAAAACAACTAGGAGTTCATCCCACTCACATTTCTAGAGCAGTTCCAAAACATTTAAAAACAACCTTAGGCGATTACATTAGACAACATAAAGTGAAGACAGCTATAGGTTATATGATGAATTCAAAATTGTCCTTAACCGAAATAACCTATCTCAGCGGATTTTCAGACCAAAGTCATTTTATCAGATTATTTAAACTTTATATAGGAATGACTCCAAAGCAATATAGGAGGAAAATTAATGCATGTTAA
- a CDS encoding serine hydrolase domain-containing protein: MKFKCLLLLCLCFSTQLSAQLDFSKANSKSLLLLNEMDSIVKSGKYEQITSILVAQNGQVLFEKYYNDNTVDSKHNTRSATKTMATLLTGIAIDKGFVASEKDNIFTYLKHTLPVKNPDKRKEIITIEDLLTMTSVLECDDSNWHSRGHEERMYFIEDWTQFLVDLPVRSYPFGPKPEDAPYGRVFAYASAKAAAVAEILQNAINGDLVEFTKKHLFEPLDITDYTLNYTPKGILNTAGGSEYRSRDFLKLIQMCVNKGKWNGKQIISESWIEKATMPKVKAYDDTDYGYFMWLKSFGKTKMYKSFYMAGNGGNKVLACPELNLTVVITATNYNNRNAHNYTDEIMNTYIIPTTEAN, from the coding sequence ATGAAATTTAAATGCCTTCTTTTACTTTGCTTATGTTTCTCAACACAACTTAGCGCTCAACTCGATTTTTCAAAGGCTAATAGTAAGTCATTGCTATTACTTAATGAGATGGACAGCATCGTTAAATCTGGTAAGTACGAACAAATTACGAGTATATTAGTCGCTCAAAATGGTCAAGTTTTATTTGAAAAATACTACAACGATAATACTGTTGACTCAAAGCATAACACACGTTCTGCAACTAAAACGATGGCAACATTACTTACAGGAATAGCTATAGACAAAGGATTTGTAGCCTCTGAAAAAGATAACATATTTACTTATTTGAAACATACTTTACCAGTTAAAAATCCTGATAAACGCAAAGAGATCATTACCATTGAAGATTTACTAACGATGACTTCTGTTTTAGAATGTGATGATAGTAATTGGCATTCTCGAGGACATGAAGAACGTATGTATTTTATTGAAGATTGGACTCAGTTTTTAGTCGATTTGCCTGTACGTTCATATCCTTTTGGACCAAAGCCTGAGGATGCACCTTACGGAAGAGTTTTTGCTTACGCTTCTGCTAAAGCTGCTGCAGTAGCTGAAATTCTTCAGAATGCTATAAATGGAGATTTAGTGGAGTTTACCAAAAAGCATTTATTTGAACCTCTTGATATTACAGATTACACCTTAAATTATACGCCTAAAGGTATTTTGAATACAGCAGGAGGAAGCGAATATAGAAGTAGAGATTTTTTAAAACTGATTCAAATGTGTGTCAACAAAGGAAAATGGAATGGTAAACAAATTATTTCTGAATCTTGGATAGAAAAAGCAACGATGCCAAAAGTTAAAGCATATGATGACACAGATTATGGGTATTTTATGTGGCTAAAAAGCTTCGGAAAAACAAAAATGTATAAATCGTTTTACATGGCTGGTAATGGAGGAAACAAAGTTTTAGCCTGCCCAGAGCTTAATCTTACGGTTGTAATTACTGCTACAAATTATAACAATCGTAATGCTCACAATTATACAGATGAGATCATGAATACTTATATTATTCCAACAACAGAGGCTAATTAA
- a CDS encoding SIR2 family NAD-dependent protein deacylase: protein MKKHIVVLTGAGMSAESGLKTFRDANGLWEGHNVMEVATPEGFQKNPELVLEFYNQRRKQLLEVKPNSAHFDLVDLETDYKVTIITQNVDDLHERAGSNDVVHLHGELLKVRSTRNETDIQSWTKNLVLGDLCVKGYQLRPHIVWFGEAVPMIEKAMEICATADVLVIIGTSMQVYPAASLMHYVPENTPTYFIDPHPAMDSKTALKVIPDTATSGMKTLIDLLKTREF, encoded by the coding sequence ATGAAGAAACACATTGTGGTATTAACTGGTGCTGGAATGAGTGCTGAAAGCGGACTAAAAACGTTTAGAGATGCCAACGGATTATGGGAAGGTCATAATGTAATGGAAGTTGCTACTCCTGAAGGCTTTCAAAAAAATCCAGAATTAGTTTTAGAATTTTATAATCAACGTCGTAAACAGCTATTAGAAGTCAAACCAAATTCTGCGCATTTCGATTTAGTTGATTTAGAAACTGATTATAAAGTTACAATCATTACTCAAAATGTAGACGACCTTCACGAACGTGCTGGAAGCAATGATGTTGTCCATTTGCATGGTGAATTATTAAAAGTGCGAAGCACAAGAAATGAAACCGACATCCAATCTTGGACCAAAAATCTTGTATTAGGTGATTTATGCGTGAAAGGCTATCAATTACGTCCACATATTGTTTGGTTTGGTGAAGCAGTTCCTATGATTGAAAAAGCAATGGAAATCTGTGCAACTGCTGATGTTTTAGTCATTATTGGCACCTCTATGCAAGTCTATCCTGCTGCTAGTTTGATGCATTATGTTCCAGAAAATACACCAACTTATTTTATTGATCCTCATCCTGCAATGGATAGCAAAACTGCTTTGAAAGTGATTCCAGACACTGCGACTTCAGGCATGAAAACATTAATCGACTTACTTAAAACCCGCGAATTTTAA
- a CDS encoding TrmH family RNA methyltransferase, whose protein sequence is MIDLDLLEHLETYLTEHRKERFANVLSQRTKHFTVATEDVYQLHNTSAVIRSCDVFGIQEVNIVEEINSKSIDREIAMGAQKWVDLNRYNSVKETILDLKQKGYQIVATTPHEKDAMLHDFDITKKSCFFFGRETEGLSQDVIDEADCFLKIPMVGFTESLNISVSAAIILQHVTTKLKQSNINWQLTEVEQQEKRLDWCKKTIKSNEEIIERFYQI, encoded by the coding sequence ATGATTGATTTAGATCTTCTAGAACATTTAGAAACGTATCTCACAGAACATCGTAAAGAACGTTTTGCAAACGTGTTATCTCAACGTACCAAGCATTTTACTGTGGCTACAGAAGATGTGTATCAATTGCATAATACAAGCGCTGTAATACGAAGTTGCGATGTCTTTGGTATTCAAGAAGTTAATATTGTAGAAGAGATTAATAGCAAAAGTATTGATCGCGAAATTGCAATGGGAGCACAGAAGTGGGTTGATTTAAATCGATATAATTCTGTAAAGGAAACGATTTTAGATTTAAAGCAGAAAGGTTACCAAATTGTAGCAACAACTCCTCATGAGAAAGATGCGATGCTTCATGATTTTGATATCACAAAAAAATCTTGTTTTTTCTTCGGAAGAGAAACAGAAGGTTTATCTCAAGACGTTATTGATGAAGCAGATTGTTTTTTGAAAATACCTATGGTTGGATTTACCGAAAGTTTGAATATTTCAGTTTCAGCTGCTATCATCTTACAACATGTAACTACAAAACTGAAACAATCTAATATCAACTGGCAACTTACAGAAGTAGAGCAGCAAGAAAAACGATTAGATTGGTGTAAGAAAACAATTAAAAGTAATGAAGAGATTATTGAACGGTTTTATCAAATATAA
- a CDS encoding carboxypeptidase-like regulatory domain-containing protein has protein sequence MRHLQALAFLFFTTVICVAQDVTSVKGTIIDVSTDLPIDRVNIVNLNQVIGTSSDDEGVFEIRANVNDTLHFSYLGYKSIKVRVTNDWLKFGNTKIGLTELALALEEVVVNQLKLTGYLAVDIKQVPIKSNYRYSISGLSNKGYEAGSKRPNAVNKVLGAIFNPADFLHNMFGKKPNELRKLKKMKQDDEIRNNLASRFDREMLLVLLQVDKYDLDEIINQCNYSKDFIETANDLQVLDAISECYEEYKVLSRSKKSGRF, from the coding sequence CAGTTATATGTGTTGCTCAAGATGTAACGTCTGTAAAAGGAACTATCATTGATGTATCAACAGATCTTCCAATAGATCGTGTGAATATTGTAAACTTAAATCAAGTTATTGGTACATCATCTGATGATGAAGGTGTATTTGAAATTAGAGCTAATGTTAATGATACACTTCACTTTTCATATTTAGGTTATAAATCTATAAAAGTAAGAGTCACAAACGATTGGCTTAAATTTGGCAATACAAAAATCGGTTTAACCGAATTGGCCTTAGCCCTTGAAGAAGTTGTTGTCAATCAATTAAAACTGACAGGTTATTTAGCTGTCGATATTAAGCAAGTACCTATTAAATCTAATTATAGATACAGTATTTCTGGACTATCAAACAAAGGTTATGAAGCAGGAAGTAAGAGACCTAATGCTGTAAACAAGGTTTTAGGTGCTATTTTTAATCCTGCAGATTTCTTACATAATATGTTTGGAAAAAAACCAAACGAATTACGTAAGCTCAAAAAAATGAAGCAAGACGATGAGATTAGAAATAACTTGGCATCACGTTTTGATAGAGAAATGCTTTTAGTCTTGTTACAAGTTGATAAATATGATTTAGACGAAATTATAAATCAGTGTAATTATTCTAAAGACTTTATTGAAACTGCGAATGATCTTCAAGTTCTAGATGCCATTAGTGAATGCTACGAAGAATACAAAGTATTAAGCAGAAGTAAAAAATCAGGTCGATTTTAA